The Pirellulales bacterium genome includes the window TGGTGCGAACTGATATTGGTGCCGAAGATCGATCCGGCCACTGCCCACCAGGCGACGGTCTTCCCGGCTAGGTAATAGTCGGTGGTGTTTTCCTTGCGGCGCGCGATCCACATGCCGAAGGCTGTTGTTCCCACAATGGTGGCCGCGACCACCAATACGTCGATCCATTGCAACGGCACGCTAGCGGACTGGGCAAAGATCATGGGAAGGCAGTCGTTCATCGCGCGAGGCACCTAAGAGAGAAGAAGGGTGGCCTGAATCTAACGAGCCGAGCGCAGAGGGGGAAGCAGTTCGTGGGGCACGGTTGTGGGCGAGGTCGAGAGCCGCGCGCTGGATGTCCTCGCGGATCGAGCAGATTGGAACGGGCAAATTCCGCCGCCACGCACTGTCGCAGAACCCGGCATGGTCCATCAAGGCAGAACGGGCACCAAAACGGTACGCGGTGTGCATTACGAGGAGCGGATGGCAGTTCGCTGGCAATGGGGTGCGCTATGCAACCAATAATTCTGCTACTGATGCTGAGCGCTATTGAGCGGGGTGACGCGCGTGTGACCTCGCCGGTCCCTGATTCTTTGGCGCCTCGCAATCGTGATGTAACCGTTGTTGAGACGCGACGAGCCACCGGGCCATTGGGTAATGACTGGCGCTACGTCCACCACGGTGGTCGTCATTGGTACTGGATGCCGAACAAAACCTGGACGTTATGGACGGGTACGAACTGGGAGCCCTATCCCGCCGACATGGCTAACCCGGGGAGCAGCGAAACGCAATCACATCTGCAAATGCAAGGGTATCGTCAACCTGTGGCTCCGGCCGGCGCCTACGCTGTGCCGGGGGGCGAGACTAGCTCCCGGCCGAAGCAGTACAAGCCGCGCGACGGCACGTTACCGCTTGGCGAGCGAGCTTACAGCCCGATCGTGGGGCCGAAACAAGGGCTAACGCCGCAGGATACGAAGTTGTTACCGCAGCCTACGCCCGATCGATGACGCGCGAAGATTGTCCTGCGGAGGCGAGCAAAGAATCGTCGCGAGAGAAAGGTGGATCTTGTGGCAGAGAAAGGCGCGCTACCTTCTTTGGAATTCGTTGAATGTCAACGATTTGTTACCGTTCTTGTCGAGTGTCACGAACTCCTTCTTCGCCTTCGTGGCTGACTTGCCGGCTTTCTCGCCGACGAACTCCTCCTCGCTCAGCTTCTTGTCACCATTGGTGTCGAGCTTTGCGAATCGCTTTTCCTCGAACTGTGTGGTGGGGGCAGCGTGCGCCTGCGGTGACGAAGCAAGACCGATGGCGAGGATCGCAAGAGTCAGCAAGCAAAAGAGCGACAATTTCACGATGAGATTCCTCGAGGTTCCGACAGATCGCAAAGTGCGGGGGGGGGCGCTAGATCCACACTATCAAGAGCTAACGGCCGCTTCAACCTTTCTGCATGCGGACGTGCCGCGCCGGGTAGTAGGGCGTGAAGCAGTTCACCCGATTGTAACGTCACCTGATTGAGCGAATCCTGACCAAGGCAACGCGGCAGCATGCGATCCGGAGCCTTCCCCGCGACTGCAGAATACGGATCATGGCTCGATCATTGGTCGGTGGTCATTTGCATATTTGCACGCCCCGAGCTACGTAACTAGGATGCGGAGAAGGCACCGCAAAACCGGCCGGCGGAGCGGAGATTTCGGGCGGCGCGACGCGGGTCAGAGTTCTCGCCGGCGGGGAGAAAGCATCTCCTCTCATTGCGAAAGGCCTGAGAAACGTCACAATCCTATCGCGGCCGGATCCTGGCAACGTTTCAGGTCGGCTGCTGACAGGGGCGAGAGCCCGACTATACTAGAGAGTTTAGCCGTGGTAGCGGATGTCCGAGCGGGAAGTAGGCCGATGCCGAGAGCCTTGAGTATCAGCGGAATCGTCGTCGCGATATTACTCGTACTGGTCTTCGGACTGGACGTGACGCCCCTTAGATTCCCCTTCGGCGGCGCCAGTACCTTCATGGACATCGGCTTTATCGTCGCCGCCATGATGCTCGGCTATCTAAGCTGGACGACGCTTCGCGAAGCCACTTAGCGGCGCAATCCTCGCGCATCCTTCACTAGGCGGCTTGTCTCCGCAGGATCGAGCAGGCCGGAGCGGCGGTGTGACGTGGTTGCGAAAGAATCGTTGCGGCCGTGACCAAGGTTTGGGTCTGCAGCCCTCCTTGCCGGGAATACGACGAGATCTGCCGCACTACCGACCCCAGGTCCTCGGCTGGTCGTCGCGCTCCTGCGGAGACCGATGCCAGATCGATTTCCAGGTGGATCATATCAGCCGTCGCCACGGCGCGGTCGATCGCGTGTCGCACGCGCCAGGCGCCTTCGTTTGTCAGGCTGATCGCTTGCGGCATGCGCCACAGGCCCCAACGCAGTTTTTGGGGAACGGCGCTACTGCGGGCGGCCATCGGTAGCAACCATTGCCCGGCACGGCGAATCCGACTGGTCGACGCACGGTCGCCCGCGCCTTGGGCCGCGACATGGAGGGCCGACATCCCGTACTTGGCCAACAGTTGGTAGCTTTCCGTCGACAAGGCTTTGCGAGCGAACACCGTCGTCAGTCGCAGGCCACCGGCGCGCGCTCGCAATGTTTCGCGACGGAGTTGCTCGGCCATGAGCGCTCCACCGTCGTGGGTGAGTGTTACCGCCATTGCTTGGCGCGGTTCGTTTGCGACGATTGCTGAAACCAACGGAAAGTCGATGGGCGAACGGCAGCCCCAGGTCGCGGCAATGTCGTTTTCGACGAGCAATTCGAGCGTCGACTCGGCGGCAGTCGTGAGCGGCTGTCGCGAAGCGTGGTCGAGGGACGTTGCATCGGCCGTTACACTGACCAACAGCACCGCGGAAGAGCTTGACGCACGCATAGCAATCCCTCGCAATTTCGACGAACGACACAACGCCCCGGCATGGGAATCGTCGGCACCGCCAGCACGTCTACTGGAAGGAATGTAACGAGCGCTTGGGGCGGAAATCCGGGGCCAGTTTTTCGCGCTCGGGGCTGCTGCGGAATGTCACGAATATCCGGCCGCGCGTGACCCCGCGTAGTTGCTACGCCCGGCAAACTCAGCCGGCGAGAATCGCGCGGATCAGCCCATCGGTCGTATATTCCGCGGCTTCTACGGCGACGTCATAACCGAATTCTTTCAACGTTTCGGTCGTGATGGGGCTGATGCTTGCCAGTCGGGCCCGCTTCAAATCCCCACCGATCATGGTCGCCAAAGAGCGGGCGATGGCCGAACTTGTGACCGTGACCCACACCGGATGCTCGCCGGACAAGGCCGCCGCGACCGCCGGATCGGCAACCGTAACGTCACGGCTTTCATAGACCGTGATCTGGTCGACCTGTGCGCCGGCGGCGCGCAACTCTTCGGCCAGCAGTTCTCGGCCGCGACTGGCCCGTGCCAATAACACGCGTTGACCTGACACGCGCCCGGCCAGGGCAGCGGCCAGGCTTTCGGCCCGAAACTCGGGCGGCACAAGTTCCGCCCGCAGCGAGTACTGTGCCAATGCCTCGGCGGTGGCCGGTCCAATGGCGGCCAGACGGACACCGGCCAAACGTCGCACGTCATCCTGTTCGAGCAATCGTTCGATGAGAAACTTGACGCCGTTCGCACTCGAAAAAACCAGCCATTGGTAGTCGGTAATTTTTTCGAGAGCGCGATCGACCGGCGCCCAATCAGCGGGCGGCCCGATCTCGATGGCCGGTTGCACGAACACGTCCGCACCCAAATCGGTCAGCCGGGAACGCAGTTCGTCCGCCTGTTCCACGGGGCGCGTCACGATGACGCGTTGGCCGAACAACGGGCGGCCAGTGAACCAATCGGCCAACGGTTCGGCGCCGGCCACGTCGCCGACGATTGTGATGACAGGAGGCCGGATTTTTTGCGTATGAAACACCTCGGCAACTTCGCCGAGCGTCGTGCGAATGGTCGCCTGGTCAGGCCACGTGCAACGGCGGATCACGGCCACGGCCGTCGTGGCAGGCATGCCACCGGCTAGCAATCCACCGGCCCAATGGGCGACGGTTGTCGCTCCCATGTAAAACACCAGCGTGCCAGGGAAACTGGCCAGCGCGGCGTAATTGAGAACGGCCTCCTTGCCGTTTTCCTCGTGCCCCGTGACCAGGGCCACGGCCGAGGAAAGTTGACGCCCCGTCACGGGCACTCCGGCGTAGGCCGCCGCGGCGAGCGCCGTGGTCACGCCCGGGACGATTTCAAAAGGGACTTGCGCGGCGATCAGCGCACCGCACTCTTCCGTCGCACGAGCAAAAACGAGCGGGTCGCCAGCCTTCAGACGGACGACGATTCGCCCGGCGCGTGCCGCGGCAATCATTCGTTCGTTGACTTCTTGCTGCGACAGGATGCGTCCCGCGCCATGCCGGCCCAGGCAAACCTTTTCGGCCGTGGGACGCGCGTGGGTGAGCGTCTGCGGATTGACGAGGTAGTCGTACAGCACCAGGTCCGCTCGCGCCAGGCATTCGGCGCCGCGCACGGTCAACAGTCCGGGATCTCCCGGGCCTGCTCCGACTAAATACACGGCTGCGATACTTGCTGGGGTGCGAGAGGGCATAGGAGCGAAGTTGTGTGGCTGCGGCCTGCTGGTAGAATGGGGAATTACCGATCGAAACGCGGCCCTGGCTGTCTATTTCGGGCCGCTTCTCGATGAATCGATCTTAGGGACTCGTCGGCCGGCATCACAGTCGTCGCGGCCAGATTTCGGTAGCGAAGCGACATTTGTGGCTCTGTCGTTCGGTTCTCCCCGTGGATCGAGCGGATTCCTGGCAGATCAACTGAAACGAATTCCACTTCGCATACCCGTCGACAACGATCTCGATTTTCGCCTATGGCCGACAAGCCCTCGAAAGACGATCCCCAACAGCCAGTCTCGCGCCAGATGCGCGGGCGCTTGCAGGCCTGCTTCGAGCACGGCAGCAAGAGCGCCTCGAAGGGGAACTACGACTACGCCACCGAGATGTTCACGCAATGCGTGCAGGGGGATCCCGGCAACCTGCTGTACGTGCAGAATTTTCTCAACAACCTGCAGAAGAAATACGGGAATAACAAAAAAGGGAGCAAGCTGGCCGGGTTGAAGGGGGGCATGGTCAAGGGATCGATTCAAAAGTCCTACATGCAGAAGGACTGGAAAGCGGTTCTGAACAGCGGCCTTGAGATGCTCAAACTGAATCCCTGGGATTTGCAGTCGCTCAAGCAAATGGCCAATGCCTGCGAGCAACTGCAATTCGACGAAGTGCAGTTGGCGTACCTGAAATTGGCGCAAGACGTTGATATCGCCGACATCGACGTCAACCGACTTTACGCCCGGGCACTCGGCCGGCTGGGACGCTTCGATGAGGCCATCGTCTGCTGGACGCGGGTGCAAAAAGTCAGCCCACGCGACGAAGAGGCCAACCGCTCGATCGCGAATCTGACGGTTGAAAAGACGATTCACAAAGGTGGCTACGAGGATGCCGAATCCAGCACCGAGGTGATGGTCGACAAGGATGCCCAGTCCGACCGGCAGGGGACAGGCGTCGCGAAGCTCACGCCCGAGCAGCAGTTGGAAAAGGCGATCGCCAAGAATCCTGAGAAGGTCGAGAACTATTCCGAGTTGGCAGATTTACATCTGCGTCATGACCGGCTGGAGCAGGCCGAACAAGTATTGGCCAAGGCTCTGCAAGTGTCCGGTGGAGAAATGACGATTCGCGAGCGGTTAGAAGACGTGCAGATGCGCCGCGCACGCCGCGACTTGGAAATCGCGCAGAAGCGCGCCCAGGCCGAGAAGACGCAGGAATCGGTCGATCTGTGGCGGCAGATGAACGAAGCCCTGAATCGTACGGAACTCGAGGTTTATCGCAGCCGGTCGGACCGTTATCCCGACAATGCCGCCTTGAAGTTCGAGTTTGCCGTACGGCTGCAGCGGGCGAAAAATTTCGCCGAGGCGATCAAGATTTACCAGCAGGCCCACGCTGACACGAAACGGAAAGCGGCCATTCACCTGGGGCTGGGGGAATGCTTCCAATCGATCAAGCAATTCAAGCTGGCGATGAGCAATTTCGAGCAGGCGGTGATCGCGACTTCGGACCGCGAACCGGATCAAAAAAAGGTCGCCCTATACCGCGCCGGCAAGCTGGCCTTGTTCATGAAGAACCTGGACGTGGCCGAAAGGCACCTGAACGAGCTGGCCGGCCTCGATTTCGGCTATAAAGACGTGGCGGACCTGCTGGACAAACTCAATCAATTAAGGGAAGATGGCGGGTCCTCGGGCTAGCCGCCCCGGGAGATTCGCGGCCTGGCGGCATAGTCCGGCGAGGTCGCCCCCTGTTTTGGCCCTGCGAGGCCGGTAAGAACGAGCCTCGCCTGGTCGCACCTACTGCCTTCTGGATTTAACTCTCCGTATGCCGACATCGAACAGTGCCAAGAAGCGTCTTCGCCAGAACATCGTCCGCCGAGGACGCAATCGTGCCGCGCGCAGCGTGCTGAAGAACGAAGTTCGCAAAGTGCGTGACGCCGTGATCGCCGCCGACACTGACGCGGCCAATGTTGCCCTGCGTGGGGCGGCCCGCAGCCTCGACAAAGCCACGGCGCGCGGAGTGATTCATCGCAATGCGGCGGCACGCTTGAAGTCGCGCCTATCGGCCGCGGTGAAGAACTCGAAGGGCGCGACCCCGGTCAAGGCCACGAAGACGAAGGCCAAGGCGAAAGCCTGACGCAGCGCCGATTTTCGCCACGCGATAGCGTTCTTGACGCAGGCAGCATCGTCGACCGGTAAGTACCGTCGGTAGTCTCTTGCGCGCCAGCATGACCGGCTGCATCGGTATAACCGTCCCTCGTCCGCATGGCGGCTGTTCTCCTTCGGGCGACGCACTTCGCCGAGCCGTTTGCATTTCACTTGCCGCGCGGCCATGATCGAGCGGGTGGCCCATTCGCGGCCACGTTTTTTGCTTTCGATCTTCCGCGGTGCTCGCCATGTCGCCGACCGACGCACGGGTGGCTGTCTATACCGGCTCGTTCGATCCCATTACGCTGGGGCATTTGAACGTCATAGAACGTTCGAGCCGGCTGGTCGATCGATTGATCGTCGGGATCGGGATCAACGCCGGCAAAGATCCGCTGTTCTCGCTGGAAGAGCGCAAAGCGCTCGTCCGTCACGTCACCGAGCGCATTCCCAATGTCGAGGTGCAGGAATTCTCGGGCCTGGCCGTGCATTTCGTCCGCAAGTGTGGCGCCCGCGTGATGATCCGCGGCGTGCGGCCGCTGACGGATCTGGAAACCGAAATCACGATGATGATGGCCAATCGGCAACTCGATCCCGGCTTAGAAACCGTGGTGCTGTTGGCCGACGCCGAGTTCGCGCACGTTTCGAGCTCGCTGATCAAGCAGATCGCCCCGTTGGCCGATGACGAAGAGCTGAGCCGATTCGTCCCGGCCGAAGTCATCGCAGCGCTACGCCAAAAGATGGCCGATCGCCCCGTGCAAGGGCGTGATCTCTGAGCGGCTGGCCGAGCGCCGGTTTTGCTGTCGCCGCGGTTTTGCGGCGCACGATTACGCCGGCAGTTCAGCGAAGTTTCGCAGAATCTGCAGTCCGTCCTGCTGACTCTTTTCGGGATGGAATTGCGTGGCGAAGAGATTGTCGCGCCACACGACCGCCGTGAAGGGATCGGGATAGTGGGCCGCGGCCGCGATGACCTGGCTGTCTTGTGGTGCCACGTAATACGAATGCACGAAGTACATGTAAGGGGCGGGCGAAAGGCCGGTGAAGATCGGCGGCTGTCGCTCGATCGCCAGTTGATTCCAGCCCATGTGCGGGACCTTGAATCCTTCGCGCGGCGCGAAGCGCACTACCTCGCCCGGCAGAATGCCCAGACCCTGATGGCAGCCCCCTTCATAGCTGACGTCAAACAGAAGCTGCAGCCCCAGGCAGATGCCTAGGAAGGGCCGGCCTGACGTGGCCGCCGTGCGGACGACGTCGATCAGCTTGCGTACCTCGAGTTCGTGCATGGCGTCCTCGAACGCTCCGACCCCTGGCAGGACTACATGGGGTGCATCGGCAATAACGGCCGGGTCGCTCGTGATCGTTGCCTGGTGCCCGACTTTCTCGAAGCCCTTTTGCACGCTCCGCAGATTGCCCATGCCGTAGTCGATAATCGCGATCATAGTGCTCGTGGTGCGTGCCAGTCAGGCGGGGATTTCGAGGAAGATCGAGGACCGTGGGGCGGGCGAGCTCGTGCCAGGTACGGTCCTGAAAGGGACAGCACCGGGTCGCCGCTGGTTCGCCAGCCACCCGATTCTAACGTCCCGGGGTGCGCTCGGGGTAGATGACCAGCTCCACCCGGCGATTCCGTTCTTTGCCCGCCGGCGTTCCGTTTGAGACGATCGGGTGGTTCGGACCGTGACCAACCACGAAGAGTTGGCCCGGCTGCAGGCGCGACCGGAGCGAAATGTAGTCGTACACGGCCATGGCTTCGCCGATCGACAACTGGTGATTACTCTGCCATTTGCCAGCGCTGGAAGGGTCGCTGTCGGTGTGCCCCTCGATTCCCACAATCTGGTCGGGACAGAGCTTTTGGATATCGGTGGCCACGGTGTCCAGGAGGGGGCTGGCCTCGGGCAGCAACCGCGCCGTGCCAGGTGAAAAGAGGCGCGCGCTGGGCAATTCGATCCGTATCACATCGCCGTCAGCACGCACTTCGATGCCGGGGATCTCGATCGCCGGTAACTGGCTCTTCAAGCTATTGTTGGCCGTGATCTTCGCGCCGGCCGGCTTGGACGAGACGGTCCAGGCCTCGGGGCGAGTGCCTGCGGGGGGCGTTTGCTCTTTGACCTTGGCTAGTTGCGAAGTGGCGCTGCCCAATTGATCGCGCAGTGCGGACACCTGGTCCTCGAGCAATCGCGACTGCTGCTGCGACTGCCCCAGCATCGACTGCAATTCTTGATTGTCTTTATCAAGTGCCGAGGCCCGGGTTTGTAGTTCCGTGTTCCGCTGGGCGAGGGCGACTTGCTGCTGCTGCAATGATGAGACCTGGCTCTGCGACGAGAGGGAATTCTGCGCGCAGCCGACCACGGCTAACGGCAGAATCCACAACCAGCGCGCAGCGGCCACGGCTCGCATGGCGGCTAACTCCAAGATCCAGGACAGAAACAAGAAGAGATTCAAGCAGATGTGCAGCGAGATGCCCGTTGCCGAACCGACCGAAGCATGTTCGCACAGACGGTTTCCGACTGCGCACCTTCCGTAACGGCGCGGCAAGCGAGGGATGGTAGCCAGGGGGTATTAGCGACACAAGGCCAATCGCGAGGTTGCCGGCGGCGCGTCGCCACGAGACAGCATCGCGGCTGCTAGCGTGTCGCAGTCGGGGTACTGCCCGTAGAAGCGCTTGATGAAATGCCGGTGCCGCGGTCCGGGAGCGTGCGGCTCCCAACCCCAGCGAGCGAGCAACCGATCCGAGATGCGCGCCGTGGCCACGTCGCACACCAAAGCGTCGGTTCGCTTCAGGCGAGCCAGCTCATCCAGAACGCCCAGAGCGCCGCGAAACGTGGCCAGCGTCGTGCCGCGTGTCGAGACGACGTAATCCAGCACTAAGAACTGCGGCAATCGACGAGGCTCCCGGTAATAAAGCCAGCAGCGATTTCCCGAACGCCAGCGATGGATCAGACGTCCCCAGGTCAGTGCTTCGACCTGCGACGGACGGTGCGAGAAAGGACGCAGGCGAATGCGTACGAGTTGCTCGTCGGCCACGTCGATCACGCCGCATCGGCCGTGTTGCAGCAAGTCGGCATGCTGCTGGCAATCGGTCACGGTGGCGAAGAGCGGTCGCATGGAACAAAACCTTTGCAAAAGCGAACAGCCTGTGATCGCACCAGGTGTGATCACAGGCTGTTCTACGAATCTGGCGAAACGCCGCTCCCTTGAACCTAGTTGGTCGGACGGGCCGCTTCCGTGGCGCGATGCGCGTGGGGCGAGGCCGGGTGATGCTCTTGCGCCGGCTCTTGCTGCGCCGTGGCCTCGGTGCCTTGCTCATCGCCTTCCGAATCGTCGCCGTATTGGGGCTGATAAAGGGCAATGAACGGCTTCTGCGGATCAATCGGCTTGGTGAAGTTCACCGCGACGCCGCCGCCTGCCGCGACCTGGACATTCGTTTCGCGATTTTGCTCGCGGCCGTTCTCGTTCCAAACGGTGCGAATGTCGAACTTCTCGGCCTGATCGTTTTCGTTGTCGATCTCTGGAGTCAGCAGCACGCGCTGGTCTCCTTCGCCCGGCACAGGGTTGCCATTGAGGAATACTTGGGCGTCCTTGCTGGGGAGCGCGAGGTAAATCGCACCGCGGTAGTCGACGGTGTCGCCGTCTTCCTCTTCTTCGTTGCCCATTTCATCGTTTGATGCGAGCTGATCGAGAGGGGGACGCTGAGCATTGTTCTGTTGTGTGTCGGCGTACTGGTTCTCGATTGGCGCGCCGCTGTTCTGATCGTTCGCGGCCAGGTTGTCCACGCCAGCGTTGGGCTGTGCGCCGACGTTCGAGTCGTAGGCCAGCGAGTTGCCCCCGTACGGAACCGAGATGGGCTGATTCGCGGCGTAGTTGTTCCAGCCGCCGATCGGGTTGCCCCAATTGCCTAGCCCGTAGCCAGCCAGGCCATAGCCGAGGTGCGAACCCCAACCGCCGCCCCAGCCACCCCATCCGCCCCCCCAACCACCACCCCATCCGGCACCGCCGAAGCCGTGGTGCGAATGATGATGGTCATGGGTGTGGTGATGGGCATGATGATGGCTGCTGTGATGCGCGTGATGATGGTTGCCGTGGTGGCCACCATGATGACCTCCGCCATGATGGCCGCCACCATGTCCACCGCCGCGAGCCATGACCGTGCCAGCGGCGAAAGCCACGCTCAGAGCAATCACACCCACCACAAGCACGAAACGATTTCCGCGAACAGCCATGATTCGATCCTCGATGGAAATGGGAATTCGCGTCGCCAAGGGTCGCGCGAAGTTTTTGAGCGAGCGTTCCGCCCGGCCGATACCGCGTCCGGGCTCATGGGAAATCTATTTTCTGTTCCGAGGCTAGGCGGCGGAGAATTGGCGGATTTCCGGGTGCGCGGGCCGACGATCGGAACAACTGCTACGGTCGCGATAATCGTGTCGAGAGAGGAGCCCGGCGAATGATGATTGACGCAAAGTCGAACGCGTAAGCCAGATTGCCGTGCGGACAACAGACCAATGCGTCGCGTCGTTCCGCTAATCGCCAATGCCCAAGGCGGTGCGTAATGTCCGCCAACCGCGAAGCATGATGGCCAGCATCACCAGGCAAATGGCGATCACGGTGGGGACCAGCCACGGCAGATCATACAGCGGCATGGCCCAAGTCCAGATCGGTCCCCATTTGACGATCACAAAAAGCGCCGCCAGGCATAGGAAAGGACCATAGGGGATGACGTTATTGCGTTTCACGAACCATTGAATTAACCCGACGAACAAGCCGGCCAGAGGTGCCAGAAAGAAGACCATCGGACTGGTCTGCCACCCAAGAAAACTGCCGATCATCGCCATCAAAGTGACGTCGCCGAACCCCATCGCCTCGCGCGCGAGCGCCCAACTGGCGGCGATGCGCACTGCCCAAATCAGCCCACCACAGGCGGCCATCCCGAGCAATGAACTGACAAGCCCCAGCCACCGCTCACCACCGAAGAACCAGATTGCGCCGATGGCTGCGGTGCCGACGAGAGCACAGGCCACGACCACGATGCTCAAAGGGTCGCGGCGCCATCGAGCGGTTGTCAGCGCCACGGCATGCCGCCAACCGCGCCGTCCACCCCGTCGCCACGGCAAGAGCGCCAAACACCACAGCCAGAAGCAGAGAATTGCTGCACAGAGCCAGCCAAACGTCGCGTTCGGTGTCAGGTGAATCGGTGGTTCGTTGGGACTGGCCAGATTCAAGAAACCCACGCTTAACATGCCGTTCGCCGGATCGATCACCGGCAGTAGCGAGGCAGGCATGATCGTGGCCGCAAGAAAACCGAGCAGGGTTCCGGGAATCGTCACCAGGTCGGGGATCGTCTGTTCGTCGATGTCGACAAGCGATGCCGCCAGCATAAACGTGACAAGCAACAGGTGGCTGGCGAATTGCGCATGAAGGACAAACCAGTCGCTGCCGGCCGGGGCAAATCCGGGTGGCGCCTGGTCGCGCAATAGCTCCCAGTTAGGGACTTCCCACCAATAGAGAATTGCAAAACCGAGCCCGAGCAATAATTCGAGAAGTAAAGGACGCCAGCCGCTCGGGCCGGCACCGGAAGTTGCCTTACGACGAACTTGCCAGGCCCCTACGATCGGCACCCAGGCGGACCAGCGGACGTTCTTGGAGCCATGGCGAGATGCGGTCGCAGACCGCGGCGCTGCAACGATCGCCAGCGGTTGTTGTATTTGCACCAGCCACCACGAGAACCAGTTCACCAGTCGCGCGACGGCGGCGCCGATCAGGTAAAGAACGACGAATCGCATTACAAACGGCATGCGTGCGAGGGAGGTTACTCCCCCTCCTGGCCGCGGCCGCCGAGATGCAATCGGTCGATGATTTCGCCAGCAATGTCTTGCGGTGCGCGATCGTCGGTTGCAACTTCGATCGTGGCCGCGGCCTGGTAGAGCGGAGTGCGCTCGACCAGCAATTGGCGAATCTCGGACTCGCCGCCGGCCAACAGGTTCGGGCGGCGCGCTGCCGTCGTGGCGTCGGCTGTTATCCGCGCGGCAAGCGTCGGGATCGACGCGGTGAGCCAGACGATGTTTCCAGCCCTCTGCAGCGATTGACGATTATCGTTGCGCAGAACGACTCCGCCGCCAGCGGCGATTGCCGTGCGCGGCTGCGCGACCAGGTCAGCGATGACCTTGCTTTCCAGGTCGCGAAAGGCGGGTTCGCCGTCGTCGGTAAAGATCGCGGCAATCGATTTGCCCGCGCGCAGTTCGACCTCGACGTCGCTATCGCACCAATCCCAGCCGAGCGCCAGCGCCAACTGCTGCGCAACGGTTGTTTTACCGGTGCCGCGATAGCCGATTAGCACAAGGTTTTCGAGCACGGGCACCTCGACGCGTGACAATCGACAAAAAGATCGGGTTCCTGGCACCCCGCGAATGGCGTTCAAAGCCATCGGACAGGGCAACGCGCCGCTTGGAAATTATAGGACGCTGCCCGAACGCCCGCCGGGTCACGCTTTCGCGGGCCCAATGGCGCGCCGTAAGACTTCTCGCATCGATTCGGCCGGGGCTTCCTGGCCGGTAAACAGCTTGTATTGCAGCGCGGCCTGGCGAATGAACATCTCGACGCCGGTGACCACCGTGCAACTACGGTTGCGGGCATCTTTTACCAGCAATGTGGTCTCGGGGTTGTAGACGGTGTCGAACACAACCATCGACGGTTTGAGATGGTGCTTTTCGTAGGCCGTCTCGTCGACGTTCGGATGCATACCCAGTGGGGTGCAGTTAACGAGAACGTCCGCCGGATAGTTGTAGCGGGCCGTCCAGTCGATGGCGCGGCAGCCCAGGAATTTCGCCAGCGTGTCAGCGCGCTGCGCGGTGCGGCTGGCCAGCGTGACCTCGGCGCCACGACGTAGCAATCCGTAAGCGATGGCGCGGGCAGCGCCGCCGGCGCCCAATACCAGGGCGTTCTTACCTTGCAGGAAACGGGTCGTGGCAGTTTGTTCGTCCAGTTCCATGGCCGAGGCCAGGCTGTCCATCGCGGCGCGATAATCGGTGTTATAGCCGGATAGCTCGCCGTTCTCGAAGATCAGCGTATTGGCCGCCGCCACCCCC containing:
- the hisH gene encoding imidazole glycerol phosphate synthase subunit HisH, whose amino-acid sequence is MIAIIDYGMGNLRSVQKGFEKVGHQATITSDPAVIADAPHVVLPGVGAFEDAMHELEVRKLIDVVRTAATSGRPFLGICLGLQLLFDVSYEGGCHQGLGILPGEVVRFAPREGFKVPHMGWNQLAIERQPPIFTGLSPAPYMYFVHSYYVAPQDSQVIAAAAHYPDPFTAVVWRDNLFATQFHPEKSQQDGLQILRNFAELPA
- the cobA gene encoding uroporphyrinogen-III C-methyltransferase; this translates as MYLVGAGPGDPGLLTVRGAECLARADLVLYDYLVNPQTLTHARPTAEKVCLGRHGAGRILSQQEVNERMIAAARAGRIVVRLKAGDPLVFARATEECGALIAAQVPFEIVPGVTTALAAAAYAGVPVTGRQLSSAVALVTGHEENGKEAVLNYAALASFPGTLVFYMGATTVAHWAGGLLAGGMPATTAVAVIRRCTWPDQATIRTTLGEVAEVFHTQKIRPPVITIVGDVAGAEPLADWFTGRPLFGQRVIVTRPVEQADELRSRLTDLGADVFVQPAIEIGPPADWAPVDRALEKITDYQWLVFSSANGVKFLIERLLEQDDVRRLAGVRLAAIGPATAEALAQYSLRAELVPPEFRAESLAAALAGRVSGQRVLLARASRGRELLAEELRAAGAQVDQITVYESRDVTVADPAVAAALSGEHPVWVTVTSSAIARSLATMIGGDLKRARLASISPITTETLKEFGYDVAVEAAEYTTDGLIRAILAG
- a CDS encoding OmpA family protein, encoding MRAVAAARWLWILPLAVVGCAQNSLSSQSQVSSLQQQQVALAQRNTELQTRASALDKDNQELQSMLGQSQQQSRLLEDQVSALRDQLGSATSQLAKVKEQTPPAGTRPEAWTVSSKPAGAKITANNSLKSQLPAIEIPGIEVRADGDVIRIELPSARLFSPGTARLLPEASPLLDTVATDIQKLCPDQIVGIEGHTDSDPSSAGKWQSNHQLSIGEAMAVYDYISLRSRLQPGQLFVVGHGPNHPIVSNGTPAGKERNRRVELVIYPERTPGR
- a CDS encoding EF-hand domain-containing protein, which encodes MKLSLFCLLTLAILAIGLASSPQAHAAPTTQFEEKRFAKLDTNGDKKLSEEEFVGEKAGKSATKAKKEFVTLDKNGNKSLTFNEFQRR
- a CDS encoding tetratricopeptide repeat protein codes for the protein MADKPSKDDPQQPVSRQMRGRLQACFEHGSKSASKGNYDYATEMFTQCVQGDPGNLLYVQNFLNNLQKKYGNNKKGSKLAGLKGGMVKGSIQKSYMQKDWKAVLNSGLEMLKLNPWDLQSLKQMANACEQLQFDEVQLAYLKLAQDVDIADIDVNRLYARALGRLGRFDEAIVCWTRVQKVSPRDEEANRSIANLTVEKTIHKGGYEDAESSTEVMVDKDAQSDRQGTGVAKLTPEQQLEKAIAKNPEKVENYSELADLHLRHDRLEQAEQVLAKALQVSGGEMTIRERLEDVQMRRARRDLEIAQKRAQAEKTQESVDLWRQMNEALNRTELEVYRSRSDRYPDNAALKFEFAVRLQRAKNFAEAIKIYQQAHADTKRKAAIHLGLGECFQSIKQFKLAMSNFEQAVIATSDREPDQKKVALYRAGKLALFMKNLDVAERHLNELAGLDFGYKDVADLLDKLNQLREDGGSSG
- the coaD gene encoding pantetheine-phosphate adenylyltransferase, which translates into the protein MSPTDARVAVYTGSFDPITLGHLNVIERSSRLVDRLIVGIGINAGKDPLFSLEERKALVRHVTERIPNVEVQEFSGLAVHFVRKCGARVMIRGVRPLTDLETEITMMMANRQLDPGLETVVLLADAEFAHVSSSLIKQIAPLADDEELSRFVPAEVIAALRQKMADRPVQGRDL
- the rpsT gene encoding 30S ribosomal protein S20, translating into MPTSNSAKKRLRQNIVRRGRNRAARSVLKNEVRKVRDAVIAADTDAANVALRGAARSLDKATARGVIHRNAAARLKSRLSAAVKNSKGATPVKATKTKAKAKA